The Nicotiana sylvestris chromosome 6, ASM39365v2, whole genome shotgun sequence genomic sequence gacccaaatttattcaattcaatttcataatgtaaataacacttcaagtaactgattctaaaattaaattctaagctaatacgcgaaattatgtaaaataaccaaaacacccctcgggcccacgtctcggaatcgggtaaaatttatattttcagaatcctcacgctctcacgggttcatgcataccaaaattatccaaatctaaggtcaaattcccaatcaaaagtcgtattctaggtctaagaactttctttcaattttccccaattttcatctccaatccgaaattaaatgatgaaactaactatagattgatggaatataactagaaagggttaaagaatcgtTAGCTATggtctcctcttcaatttcctctcaaaatcaccctctcccgagctccaaatcgattttccaaattttgaaactaaacccttgaaatttcatatttctgcccagatgtttccgcatctgcggtcaagggaccacatctgcggtcccgcttctgcggaactaatgtcgcatttgcaactttTCACTTAATGGCCAATTTCTGCATCTGCAACTTATGCGGAAaaaccaccgcttctgcggttcctgaagaaGTCCCCAATTTCTGCTTCTGTGGCCACTGAGCCGCTTCTGCTGCGCCGTATCTGCGGAAccaaactgcaggtgcggttatgatagaaccagcagctgaagctgcaacttcaattcaaaaatctttccgtcaaccatatGAATTCATCCCGAgacctccgggacctcaaccaaaggcaccaacaagtcacaaacaactatccaaacttgtaccaatccttagaacTCCTAAAACAAGAACCtcaaattaaccatggatttaagcctaagaactccaaaattctcaaaatacgcttccgatcaaaaagtctatcaaacctcatccgaatgacctgaaattttgcacacacgtcatattcaacactacggagctactccaacttccggaatttcattccgaccctcagatcaaaatctcattatcagaccggaaacttcaaaaaaattcaacgtttggcatttcaagcctaaattagctacggacctccaaaacataatccgaacacatccctaagcccaaaatcacccaacggagctaacagaaccattggatttccattccgaggccgtcttcacactgttcctactacggtcaactctccaacatttaagctctcatttagggactagtgtcccaaaactccccgaagctcaaaaccgaacatcccggcaaatcaaattagcagaaataaacttggggaaagcagttaataggggatcggggcgtaaattcttaagacgaccggccgggtcgtcacattcttttacacttaaatattcgtttgtcctcgaacgagcatagagacatacctgaagtagtgaaaagatgagggtaacgattgcgcatatcctgctcggtctcccaggtcgcctcctcaaccGGCTGACCCTGCCAATGAACCTTCACTAatgtaatgttctttgacctcagctttctgacctgcctatccaatattgccactggctcctcaacataagatagatccttgtccaactggactaaactgaaaCCCAACACAtgcgacagatcaccgtgatacctctggatcatcgaaacatgaaataccggatgaactcctgccaagctgggaggtaaggcaagctcataagtaacctccttaacatgcctcaatatctcaaaagggccaataaacctcggactcaacttccctttcttcccaaatttcataacgcccttcataggcgaaactcgaagtagaatccgctctccaaccatataggaaatatcacgaaccttccgatctgcataactcttctgtctagactggctgtacggagtctatcctgaatcaccttaaccttctccaaagcaccctgaactaagtctgcgcccaataatctagcctcccccggctcaaaccaacccaccggggatctacaccgtctcccatataaagcctcatatggtgccatatgaatgctggactgatagctattattATAAACAAACtacgccaatggcaagaactgatcccaagaccctccaaactcaatcacacacgcgcggagcatatcctcaagaatctgaatagtgcgctcggactgtccgtccatctgagggtgaaatgctatactcaactccacccaagtacccaactcatgctgaacggccctccagaaccgtgatgtaaattAAGTACCCatatctgagatgatggacacTAGAATACCATACAAACGAATAATCTCctagatataaatctccgccaaccgctccgaagaataagtagtacacaacagaataaaatgagcggacttggtcagccgatccacaatcacccaaattgcatcaaacttcctcaaagtctgtgggagtccaactacaaagtccatggtgatccgttcccacttccattccagaatctctatctgctgaagcaactcacctggtctctggtgctcatacttcacctgttgatagttgagacaccgagctatgaacccaactatatctttctttatctgcctccaccaatagtgctgtctcaaatcctgatacatcttcacggcacccggatggatggaataccgcgaactatgggcctcctctagaaccAACTCCcgcagcccatcaacattgggtacacaaatccgaccctacatcctcaataccccatcatcaccaatggtcacatctctggcatcaccgtgctgaaccttgtccttgagacaagcaaatgggggtcatcatactgtctcTCCCTGATACGGTCAAATAAGGAAaactgagaaaccacgcaagctagaacctggctgggctccgaaagatccaatctctcAAAcgagctggctaaggcctgaatatccatcgccataggcctctccgatgctggtaaataagccaaactccccaaactcaccgcccgatgactcaaagcatcggccaccacattggacttgcccggatgatacaaaatagtgatatcataatccttcagtaactctaaccacctaatctggcacaaatttagatccttttgcttgaacaagtgctgcaagctacgatggtcagtataaatctcacaagctACATTGTATAAGTAATGccaccaaatcttcagggcgtgaacaatggcagctaactcaaggtcgtgaatagggtagttcttctcatgtatcttcaactgtctggacgtgtaggcaatcaccctaccatcctgcattaacaccgctccgaggccaaccctcgaggcatcacaatagactgtataagacctcgaacctgtaggcaatatcaaaattggggctgtggtcaaatctatcttgagcttctgaaagctcgcctcacactcctctgtccactggaacggagcacccttctgggtcaacctggtcataggggccacaatcgatgaaaatccctccacaaaacgacggtagtagcccaccaaaccaaggaaactacggatctcgatagccgaggatggtctaggccaacttgcatggcctctatcttcttcggatccacctgaatatccTCACTCGATAACACGTGGCCTAataatgccactgaatccaaccagaactcacattttgagaacttagcatataacttcttctctctcaaagtctgaagcacagtcctcaggtgctgctcatgatcttcccgactccgggaatacaccagaatatcatcaataaaggcaatgatgaacgagtcaagatacggtcggaacacactgtgcattaaatgcataaaggctgctagggcattggtcagcccaaatgacataacaaggaactagtaatgaccatatcgagtcctaaaagcagtcttcgggatatctggctcccgaatcttcaactgatggtaacctgagtgcaaattaatcttagaaaacacccataTGCCCTgcagctggtcaaacagatcatcaatacgaggcaaaggataatggttcttcactgtaaccttgttcaactagcgataatcaatgcatatacgcATGGAACCATCCCttttcttcataaacaagacaggagcaccccaaggtgatacactgggccaaataaaacccttatcaagcaattcctgtaactgatccttcaactcattcaactcaggaggagccatacgatacagaggaatagaaatgggctgagtgtccggcaacagatcaatgccaaaatcaatatctctatcaggcggcatgcctggaagatcagctggaaacacatcggggaaatctcgtactactggaactgaatcaactgaaggggtatcaatactgacatctctcacataagttaaatacgcgtcacaccccttctcaaccatacactgagctttaagaaaagaaataactctactaggagtgtgatctaaagtacccctccactcaacacgcggtacgcCAGGCATAGCCATCGTcatggttttggcatgacaatcaagaatagcataatggggagacaaccagtccatgaccaagataatgtcaaaatctaccatgttgagcaacaatagatcatctctggtctcaaaatcactaagagcaaccaaacacgaccgataaacgtggtccacaataagagaatctcccacaggagtagaaacataaacaagggaactcaaagaatcccgagagaCACCCAAAtgtagagcaaaataagaagacacataagagtaagtagagcctggatcgaatagaaccgatgcatctctgtggcaaaccaatataatacctgtgatgacagaatcagaggcaataaTCTCGGTACGAGCAGGAATGGCATAGTATatggcctagcctccccctctagggtgacctctacctccccaacctccagcTTTAtctggctgagcaggtggtgtAGAAACTAGAGCTGTAactatagcctgagaactctacggggtacgctgtggctgagaagtatgtggaggtgcacccctcccaagtctggggaaatccctcactatatgatgtgtgtcaccacactcaaaacaatctctgggaggacgtggtggctatgactgtctcggatcaggtctgctggactaacctctgaaagcaccccgcacagGAGGCGCGTTAGAAACcaaaggtgcataataaggctcctgaggcctagaaggagctggaataccactggctgctggaagagctgaatgaatagggcgactcatataacccctactatgatgacctgcagctggggtacgagcaccaaaataatggcccgactctcgagacctcttgacctctctctcctctctctccctagcatacataccctcaatcctcctagcaatgctcaccacctgctgataagaaatatccatctccaactcacgagccatgctagacctgatgctgggaataaggccctcaataaaccggcgaaccctctcgcgaacagttgaaaccaaggctggtgcatgcctagccaaactggtgtaatagacagcatactctgagacagtaaTAGCatcctagcgcaaatgctcaaactctgcacaacatgcgtccctaaggctctgaggaacatactctctcaggaacagatctgaaaactgagtccaagttagtgaagcagcctcatctagactgtctaactcataggtgcgccaccacttataggcgactcctcgaagctggaaggtagtaaaggaaaccccgctcgatcctgatatacccatggttcggagaatgcggtaactcttATCTAGCAAtcctagagcatcctccgatgctagaccgctgaatacaggaggcttgtacttcttgaacctctcaagccttagcTGCTCCTCCttggaagccgctgccctgtcctcgggctgaactgatATTGCAGGCGGTACcggaataatctcaaggacctgtTCAACATGCACTCGATAcacaggagtgcgggcggcgggagtctgtgctcctcccccggcctgagatgtagctgcagcaaggggaagcaaccctacctgagctagagtggtgtacatgctcatgaactgtgccaaagtatcctgaagagctagagtagtagtatcagtaggcgtgtcaggtgcccggactccagctggaactgttggtggtacctcggcggtagctcgcgtaggtgctcttgctgcaccacgtgcgcgtcctcggcctctaccctggccccggcCTCTGACAGCTGCAATAGGGGGTGCAGGTgactgatcatctcgggtagcacatatgctcaccatctgtgagagaatagaagatagaagtttagaattgtgatgtcaaaatatcgcacgacaaggaatggCAACTACATCTGCCTTCTCTCTAGGAAGagaaggaatagtaatttcaTCATCATTTTCCGGTCATAACTCCGGAATCCGGTGGTGGAACTAACCAAACTTGGTGTCAAAAGATACATAATTTCCTTACGAATATTACCCAATTAGTTTCAACTTCAGATCTTTAGTCAATTTTTGTAGATCTTAATTTCATTTTTGCGCGTTACTGTAGCAGACAGTGTTTTCAACATTTAAGCTAATCTCTGAAGCACAATAGCTTGTTTTGATAACGTGAAAGTGTTCTCTTCTCTTCTAAGATTGGTTTGAATCCTAAGcttcattttaaaaaattactATTTTACAATTCAGACTGTGAAATTGGATTCACAGCCATATGCAGTAAGTAATGTTGTTTTCTTGCAAAGCTGTTGCACCTTTGTCATGTAAGTAAACtgctaaagaattacaactaTAATGGACACAAAGGCAGGTGGCCAACCACATTTGGTGGCTGCACTGCCTACACAACCTCCTCCAAGCATTGCACAAACATCAGGGAACACAAATAACAACAAACAGCCGATGGATTGCTCCAAATTTCTGAAACCTTGCACTTTAAATGCTGCAATGCAGGAGCAACAGGAAGTTGAGCCAATTCCTATTCGTCCACCTACAATATTGAATGGAGAACATGTTATTCAGTTCACAGAAGCAGAAGTAGAAAGGATGGATATCATCGAATGATTACAATATGCAATAGTTGGTAAATGTTCTTATGGTAGCCCAGAAATTCAACAACTGCATAAGTTAATACCAATTCAATGCGGAATTAAAGGTGAATGTAACATTGGATTTCTAAGGGATAGACATATTTTGATTAGAATGACGTTAAGGCAGGACTATCttcatttctcatcaaaaactcATTACATAAAGGACAGGGATGACTACCAATATCAGCTTAGGCCATTGATTTATGACTCAAAGTTTAGAGCAGATGAAAAAACACCCAAGGCAATGGCTTGGATTTCATTCCCAGGTCTATTGTCAACCTTTTTTGTAAAGGAATGTCTATTTTCTCTAGCTACAGCAGTAGGTAAACCTATGCATCTAGACATGGCaataattaataaaactagaCCTAGTTGTTCTAGGGTGAAGGTACTAGTTGATCTACTTGTAGATTTGCCTAAAAAGGTGAGTATGGACATATTCAATGAAGCTAAAGGAACAACAAGAACTGAATGGGTGAGAATTCAATATGACATGCTGCCTAAATATTGCAGACATTGTAAACTTCAAGGACATGATCAATTTGAATGCTGGAGGATACACCCTGAACTATATGTGGAGAAGGAGAATGATAACCAAGAAGATACAGCTAAGAAACAGGACATAGGGATCTCACAACCTATAATGATGTTATCTAGTGGAAAGGTCGTGGGTAATGTGAATGTTACAGCAAAAGAGCAATGGAAGGAAGTGAAGGACAATAGAGTTAGAAatgtagtaaatcaaaatactagtcTCAATAATAATAGAATGGAGATGGCACCAGCTAAGCAGTTTGAAAACAATAAGAACAAGGAGGGTACAAGCACTTTAGAGAGACAAGCAGAAGCACAAAGCAACATCGGTAAGGAATTGGTGGCAGTAGACAATGAAGATAATGATCATGTTCAAGTAGCTAACAAGTTTGCAATATTACAAGGgatggatgaagaggaagaaCCTGTTAATCAATTGGCAATAATGGCAGCTAATGCAGCAACAAACAGTTCAACAGTTCATAACCAAGCATCTACAAAGCAAAAACCAAAAAATATGGTCGATAATGACGGAAAGTTAAATCCAGCAGCACAAGCTTTTCATCTTAACTCATCGGGGATTAGTTCGACTAATGTTCTAGTCAATGTAAAGGAGGCATCAAAAGCAAAAAACGATACTGCACAATGGGTACAAAGAAGTTTCAAGGATAAAACAGGAGAAGGAATAGTGAAGATCAATAAACCATGCCAGGAAATCCCATCACAAGATACATTAGTGAACAAAGTACTTAATAAAACTCCAAATTCTCAAGCAGAAGGGTCAAAATCGtctacatttaaagaaagagtgCAAGGCTGTGGAGGCAGGCTATGGGATGCACAAAGGGAATACGATTCAGAGGAGAACGAAGTACCACTAGGAGCACAAGCTAATAAGGAACCAAATGAGAAggacaaagaagaagatgagaaaaGTGTAAATGGAGAGCCCCATGCCAATGACAACAATACAACTGGTAATTTTTTAATAAAGGAACGATCAGAAAATGTTGAGCACAACAATAATTTTCAGATAACAGAAGTCACAGAAATTATAAACTATGAAGGAAGAGGCCTAGAGGTAAATGATCCTGGAGGAACAGAAGATGATAAACTTCAGAAATCACAAGAAGACCCACAAGGACACAACACAACAGAGAAGGAGaaacaaccaaaacaaaaaaCAGAAATAGTAAATATTACTGTTACATTGGAGAAAAACTAGGTGCAGCTGTTAAAAAGAGGAGAAGAGAAGGCCTTGGTCCCTAAAAAGAATACATTTGGAGCTACATCAGAAGGGAAGGAAGAcaatgaagaaggagaagaacctggtaAATCAGGATACGACATGGATCAAGAATCAACTACCCAACACCTTATGAATGCTGCAAGGCAAGGTGACTTATCACCTACGCAAGTGGAAAAGgcaaaatcagcagcaaaaggtaagaagaagcaacaaaaagataattttgcaGCACCAAAAGCTGGGATGCACACAAGGAGAACACTAACTAAATCCAACAATCAGTGATGAATGCTCTCATTTGGAATATAAGGTCAGTCAACACACAGCAGGCCTTTGAAAGGTTGACAAAAATGCATAGGCAAATTCACTATGATTTTGTAGGATTAATGGAGCCAAAGCAACAAGTAAAAAAACTGGAAAGGTACAGAAACAAGATAGGACTTGCACAGGCAATTTCAAATGTTTCCAACAAGATATGGGCTTTCATAGATGAGGTATTTGAGGTAACTGTTATGTACAATATGGTGCAACAATTAACACTAAGATTGTTTCATACTGAATCACATGTGGAGTTTGTCCTAACATTGATATACGCAAAATGTGATGCAATTGAGAGGATAGAATTATGGGATTCATTATATGCAATGGCAAGGGATATGGATGTACCATGGCTTGTAGGAGGTGATTTAAATGTAATATGGGATGAAGAAGAGAAGTTTGGCGGATTACCTGTGTCATtgaatgaaattgatgattttcgaCACTGCATCAACACTTGCAATCTCTTCGACCTTGGATTTAAAGGCAGCATATTTACATGGCAGAATGGGAGAGCAGAGGAAGACTGTATATTCAAAAGAGTAGACAGATGTTTGGCCAATGTTGAGTTCCAACAAACATTTCCAGGAATAGAGGTGCAACATTTGTCAAAGACTGGTTCTGATCATAGTCCAATGTATCTGAAGTGTGATATTGAGACTCCACCAATAAAAAAACCTTTTAAGTTCTTGAACTTTTGG encodes the following:
- the LOC138871707 gene encoding uncharacterized protein, with the translated sequence MTLRQDYLHFSSKTHYIKDRDDYQYQLRPLIYDSKFRADEKTPKAMAWISFPGLLSTFFVKECLFSLATAVGKPMHLDMAIINKTRPSCSRVKVLVDLLVDLPKKVSMDIFNEAKGTTRTEWVRIQYDMLPKYCRHCKLQGHDQFECWRIHPELYVEKENDNQEDTAKKQDIGISQPIMMLSSGKVVGNVNVTAKEQWKEVKDNRVRNVVNQNTSLNNNRMEMAPAKQFENNKNKEGTSTLERQAEAQSNIGKELVAVDNEDNDHVQVANKFAILQGMDEEEEPVNQLAIMAANAATNSSTVHNQASTKQKPKNMVDNDGKLNPAAQAFHLNSSGISSTNVLVNVKEASKAKNDTAQWVQRSFKDKTGEGIVKINKPCQEIPSQDTLVNKVLNKTPNSQAEGSKSSTFKERVQGCGGRLWDAQREYDSEENEVPLGAQANKEPNEKDKEEDEKSVNGEPHANDNNTTGNFLIKERSENVEHNNNFQITEVTEIINYEGRGLEVQLLKRGEEKALVPKKNTFGATSEGKEDNEEGEEPGKSGYDMDQESTTQHLMNAARQGDLSPTQVEKAKSAAKGKKKQQKDNFAAPKAGMHTRRTLTKSNNQ